The following are encoded in a window of Roseimaritima ulvae genomic DNA:
- a CDS encoding SDR family oxidoreductase: MATATENKVKLTDPRQSYQSPPFDQQQALEMPGSTARMNPKPNHGEESYQGSGKLAGLSALVTGGDSGIGRAVSLCFAREGANVAINYLSEDSDANETAELVKQAGGKAAAFGGDLREEAFCKSLIDNAREELGGLDILVNNAGYQETANEIDEFSSELFDRIFKTNVYAPFWLSKAAMQYLPAGGSIINTASIQGYDPSAYLLPYSSTKSAMLGMTKGLAKLAMKQGVRVNAVAPGPVWTPLIPGSMPADKVEQFGANTLFGRPAQPIELAPLYVWLASPDASYVTGEVFGCTGGRTPV; this comes from the coding sequence ATGGCTACTGCCACCGAGAACAAAGTCAAACTAACCGATCCCCGTCAGAGCTATCAATCGCCACCGTTCGATCAGCAACAGGCGCTTGAAATGCCCGGTAGCACGGCGCGGATGAATCCCAAGCCGAACCACGGCGAAGAATCGTATCAGGGGTCGGGCAAGCTGGCCGGCCTGTCAGCCTTGGTTACCGGCGGAGACAGTGGGATCGGGCGAGCTGTCTCGCTTTGCTTTGCTCGGGAAGGCGCCAACGTGGCGATCAACTACCTATCCGAAGACAGCGACGCCAACGAGACAGCCGAATTGGTCAAACAAGCTGGAGGCAAGGCTGCGGCGTTCGGCGGCGACTTGCGAGAAGAAGCGTTTTGCAAGAGTTTGATCGACAACGCTCGCGAAGAGCTGGGTGGGTTGGACATCCTCGTCAACAACGCAGGCTACCAGGAAACCGCCAATGAGATCGACGAGTTTTCGAGCGAGCTGTTCGACCGAATTTTTAAGACGAACGTCTACGCGCCGTTTTGGCTTTCAAAAGCCGCCATGCAGTATCTGCCCGCTGGCGGCAGCATCATCAATACGGCCTCGATTCAGGGCTACGATCCCTCGGCGTATTTGTTGCCCTACTCGTCCACCAAGTCGGCGATGTTGGGGATGACCAAAGGGTTGGCCAAGCTGGCCATGAAGCAGGGCGTGCGCGTCAATGCGGTCGCGCCCGGGCCTGTCTGGACGCCGCTGATCCCCGGATCGATGCCGGCCGACAAGGTCGAACAGTTCGGCGCGAACACGCTGTTCGGCCGTCCGGCTCAGCCGATCGAATTGGCGCCGTTGTACGTATGGCTGGCCAGTCCGGACGCCAGCTACGTTACCGGAGAAGTCTTTGGCTGCACCGGTGGCCGGACGCCGGTGTAA
- a CDS encoding CDP-alcohol phosphatidyltransferase family protein — protein MFKPAYLVHVLTASGVIPAALATWELTRRDCDPRIVFAYLLLTTFIDAIDGPLARRFDVKAKAGNVDGRTIDDLLDYLTFAFIPLMLIWRMEWMPAGLGFTVTLAMVASLMGFAHREAKDERRGVFRGFPSYWNLYAIYAGVFSVQISPWLTAITLWMLTVLTVTPIWVLYPNLAPKPWKKPVFLGGLLWTICLVAILLWDYPRTPLWLVLGSLVYPAFYSFASLQHARATRDDQLRSSDSM, from the coding sequence GTGTTCAAGCCTGCTTATCTAGTCCATGTGCTGACGGCATCTGGAGTGATTCCGGCGGCGTTGGCGACGTGGGAACTGACGCGTCGCGACTGTGACCCGCGAATCGTGTTTGCCTATTTGCTCCTGACCACATTCATCGACGCGATCGATGGACCGCTGGCGCGTCGATTCGATGTGAAGGCCAAGGCGGGGAATGTGGACGGTCGCACGATCGACGATCTGCTGGACTATCTGACGTTCGCCTTTATCCCCTTGATGCTGATCTGGCGGATGGAGTGGATGCCCGCGGGACTGGGATTTACCGTGACGCTGGCGATGGTGGCCAGCTTGATGGGTTTCGCGCACCGAGAAGCCAAAGACGAACGCCGCGGCGTGTTTCGTGGCTTTCCCTCGTATTGGAATTTGTACGCCATCTATGCGGGCGTGTTTTCGGTTCAAATCAGTCCCTGGTTGACCGCGATCACGTTGTGGATGTTGACCGTTCTAACGGTGACGCCGATCTGGGTGCTATACCCCAATCTTGCCCCAAAACCTTGGAAAAAACCGGTCTTTCTGGGTGGGCTGTTGTGGACGATTTGCTTGGTCGCAATCCTGTTGTGGGACTACCCTCGCACGCCGCTGTGGTTGGTGTTGGGCTCTCTGGTCTATCCGGCTTTCTATAGCTTCGCGTCCTTGCAGCACGCACGGGCGACGCGGGATGATCAGCTGCGGAGCAGCGACAGTATGTAG
- a CDS encoding DUF1206 domain-containing protein: protein MSASSSHSSSTPSWHGFKARELPEVPAWVEPLGRAGHVAKGVVYFIIGFLAFKLAIGAGGEISGSREAIREIGQQPFGQVLLGLTAIGLIGYTVWRWVQAAKDTEGEGGEAKGIFKRIGYAISGIAYLSLGLYAGSLALGMGGSSGSGDSAASSLLDSVWGRVLLGIAAVITIGVALYFIYKAYQAKFMTKYKIGEMSEGARKAALNAGRIGLSTRGVAFAIIGGFILMSAIRGTSDGEIAGMSDALAAIAAQTYGKVLIGITGFGLMCYAVHMFLMARYRRFNVTS from the coding sequence ATGTCCGCCTCCTCCTCTCACTCTTCATCGACCCCTTCTTGGCACGGTTTTAAGGCCCGCGAGCTTCCCGAAGTTCCGGCGTGGGTGGAGCCATTGGGCAGGGCAGGGCACGTTGCCAAAGGAGTCGTGTACTTCATCATTGGGTTTTTAGCATTCAAGCTGGCCATCGGGGCGGGCGGTGAAATCTCTGGATCACGCGAAGCGATCCGCGAAATCGGGCAACAGCCTTTTGGTCAGGTTCTGCTTGGCCTGACCGCGATTGGATTGATCGGCTACACCGTATGGCGATGGGTGCAGGCGGCAAAAGATACCGAAGGGGAGGGCGGTGAAGCGAAGGGAATCTTCAAACGCATCGGGTATGCGATCAGCGGAATTGCTTACCTCTCGCTGGGACTGTATGCCGGTTCGTTGGCATTAGGGATGGGCGGTTCATCGGGCTCGGGCGACAGCGCCGCCAGCAGTTTGCTCGATTCGGTTTGGGGGCGAGTGCTGCTGGGTATTGCTGCGGTGATCACGATCGGAGTCGCTTTGTATTTCATTTACAAGGCATATCAGGCCAAGTTCATGACAAAGTACAAAATCGGCGAGATGAGCGAAGGAGCGAGGAAAGCCGCGTTGAACGCTGGTCGCATCGGCTTGTCGACACGTGGCGTGGCGTTTGCGATCATCGGCGGGTTTATCTTGATGTCCGCGATCCGTGGAACTTCTGATGGCGAGATCGCCGGGATGAGCGACGCACTGGCTGCCATTGCGGCTCAAACCTACGGCAAAGTTCTGATCGGGATCACCGGCTTTGGGCTGATGTGTTACGCGGTGCATATGTTCTTGATGGCACGTTACCGCCGTTTCAATGTCACTTCCTAG